From Micromonospora rhizosphaerae, the proteins below share one genomic window:
- a CDS encoding DUF305 domain-containing protein, with translation MFTRIIARRAALAGVTAVAALALGACGGSDHSTSGSGHDMPGMGGTGAPSAGASASFGDADVMFAQMMIPHHRQAVRMAELADTRAADPEVKKLAGQIKAAQAPEIATMTGWLAAWGRPAPSAGTGHGMPGMAHGMPGMMSDADMAKLEAASGTDFDKQFLTMMIAHHEGAITMAKDEVAKGVNPDAKAMAQQIITAQQGEIDTMNKILARL, from the coding sequence ATCATCGCGCGTCGTGCCGCCCTGGCCGGCGTGACGGCCGTCGCCGCGCTCGCGCTGGGCGCCTGCGGCGGTTCCGACCACTCGACGTCCGGCTCCGGCCACGACATGCCGGGCATGGGCGGCACCGGCGCGCCCTCCGCGGGCGCCTCCGCGTCCTTCGGGGACGCCGACGTGATGTTCGCCCAGATGATGATCCCGCACCACCGGCAGGCCGTGCGGATGGCCGAGCTGGCCGATACCCGGGCCGCCGACCCGGAGGTCAAGAAGCTGGCCGGGCAGATCAAGGCGGCCCAGGCGCCGGAGATCGCCACCATGACCGGCTGGCTCGCCGCCTGGGGCCGGCCGGCCCCGTCGGCCGGCACCGGTCACGGGATGCCGGGGATGGCGCACGGCATGCCCGGCATGATGTCCGACGCCGACATGGCCAAGCTGGAGGCGGCGTCCGGCACCGACTTCGACAAGCAGTTCCTGACCATGATGATCGCCCACCACGAGGGCGCGATCACCATGGCGAAGGACGAGGTGGCCAAGGGCGTCAACCCGGACGCCAAGGCGATGGCCCAGCAGATCATCACCGCTCAGCAGGGTGAGATCGACACCATGAACAAGATCCTCGCCCGGCTCTGA
- a CDS encoding metal-sensitive transcriptional regulator has protein sequence MTAPTTPTRGYTASKDQLLARLRRIEGQVRGIEKMVEDDRYCIDVLTQISAIQAALDKVGLGLLDGHARHCMHEGAAEGRADEMATEMMAAVGRLMKRG, from the coding sequence ATGACCGCACCGACGACCCCCACCCGGGGCTACACGGCCAGCAAGGACCAGCTGCTCGCGCGGCTCCGCCGTATCGAGGGCCAGGTCCGCGGCATCGAGAAGATGGTCGAGGACGACCGTTACTGCATCGACGTGCTGACCCAGATCTCCGCGATCCAGGCCGCCCTCGACAAGGTCGGCCTCGGCCTGCTGGACGGGCACGCCCGGCACTGCATGCACGAGGGCGCCGCCGAGGGGCGCGCCGACGAGATGGCCACCGAGATGATGGCCGCAGTCGGCCGGCTGATGAAGCGCGGCTGA
- a CDS encoding heavy-metal-associated domain-containing protein, with the protein MVTTTYQVQGMTCGHCVNSVSAEVGALPGVSDVQVDLASGRVTVTSESPLDTDTVRAAVDEAGYDLVGA; encoded by the coding sequence ATGGTCACCACCACGTACCAGGTGCAGGGCATGACCTGCGGGCACTGCGTCAACTCGGTCAGCGCCGAGGTCGGCGCGCTCCCGGGCGTCAGCGACGTCCAGGTGGACCTGGCCTCCGGCCGGGTCACCGTCACCAGTGAGAGCCCGTTGGACACGGACACCGTGCGCGCCGCCGTGGACGAGGCCGGGTACGACCTCGTTGGGGCGTGA
- a CDS encoding heavy metal translocating P-type ATPase — MTSTAKSLPVAPNQIELAIGGMTCASCAARIEKKLNRMDGVTATVNYATEKATVRYADEVTPDDLIATVEKTGYTAVVPPRPTAAGTEATAEPVDELRALRTRLWVSVALAVPVILLAMVPAWQFDYWQWLSLTLAAPVVGYGGLPFHRAAWINLRHGAATMDTLVSLGTLAAFGWSLWALFLGDAGMPGMTHPFRFDITRTDGAGNIYLEAAAGVTVFILAGRYFEARSKRTAGAALRALLELGAKDVAVLRGGVETRVPVDRLVVGDRFVVRPGEKLATDGVVEEGTSAVDASMLTGESVPVEVGPGDTVVGATVNAGGRLVVRATRIGGDTQLAQMAKLVEQAQTGKAAVQRLADRISGVFVPIVIALAAGTLGWWLGAGAGPTAAFTAAVAVLIIACPCALGLATPTALLVGTGRGAQLGILIKGPEVLESTRQVDTVVLDKTGTVTTGKMTLVDVLPAAGQDADELLRLAGALEAASEHPIAQAIAAGAAEAGALPAVTGFANLEGLGVTGTVDGRELVVGRLRLLRERGLDVPEEIERAVTDAEAAGRTAVLAGWDGRVRGVLAVADVVKPSSRAAVARLRELGLTPVLLTGDNATVARAVAAEVGIDEVIAEVLPADKVDVVKRLQGEGRTVAMVGDGINDAAALAQADLGLAMGTGTDVAIEASDLTLVRGDLMAAVDAIRLSRRTLGTIKGNLFWAFAYNVAALPLAAAGLLNPMIAGAAMAFSSVFVVANSLRLRRFRPVG; from the coding sequence ATGACATCGACCGCCAAGTCCCTGCCGGTCGCGCCGAACCAGATCGAACTCGCGATCGGCGGCATGACCTGCGCCTCCTGCGCCGCCCGGATCGAGAAGAAGCTCAACCGGATGGACGGCGTGACCGCCACGGTCAACTACGCCACCGAGAAGGCCACCGTCCGGTACGCCGACGAGGTCACCCCGGACGATCTGATCGCCACGGTGGAGAAGACCGGTTACACCGCCGTCGTGCCGCCCCGGCCGACCGCGGCCGGCACCGAGGCCACCGCCGAGCCGGTGGACGAGCTGCGCGCTCTGCGTACCCGGCTGTGGGTGTCGGTGGCGCTGGCCGTGCCGGTGATCCTGCTGGCCATGGTGCCGGCCTGGCAGTTCGACTACTGGCAGTGGCTGTCGCTGACCCTCGCCGCCCCGGTCGTGGGCTACGGCGGGCTGCCGTTCCACCGGGCCGCCTGGATCAACCTCCGCCATGGCGCGGCGACCATGGACACCCTGGTGTCGTTGGGCACGCTGGCCGCGTTCGGCTGGTCGCTCTGGGCGCTCTTCCTCGGCGACGCCGGGATGCCGGGGATGACCCACCCGTTCCGGTTCGACATCACCCGCACCGACGGCGCCGGCAACATCTACCTGGAGGCGGCGGCCGGGGTGACGGTGTTCATCCTCGCCGGCCGCTACTTCGAGGCCCGCTCCAAGCGGACCGCCGGCGCCGCCCTCCGCGCCCTGCTCGAGCTGGGCGCCAAGGACGTGGCGGTGCTCCGCGGCGGGGTGGAGACCCGGGTGCCGGTGGACCGGCTCGTCGTCGGCGACCGGTTCGTGGTCCGGCCCGGCGAGAAGCTCGCCACCGACGGCGTGGTCGAGGAGGGCACCTCGGCGGTCGACGCCAGCATGCTCACCGGCGAGTCGGTGCCGGTCGAGGTCGGGCCGGGCGACACGGTGGTGGGCGCCACCGTCAACGCCGGCGGTCGGCTGGTCGTCCGGGCCACCCGGATCGGCGGGGACACCCAGCTCGCCCAGATGGCCAAGCTGGTCGAGCAGGCGCAGACCGGCAAGGCGGCCGTGCAGCGGCTCGCCGACCGGATCTCCGGAGTCTTCGTCCCGATCGTGATCGCTCTCGCCGCCGGCACGCTCGGCTGGTGGCTCGGAGCCGGAGCGGGGCCGACCGCCGCCTTCACCGCGGCGGTGGCCGTGCTGATCATCGCCTGCCCCTGCGCCCTCGGCCTGGCCACCCCGACCGCGCTGCTGGTCGGCACGGGCCGAGGCGCCCAGCTCGGCATCCTGATCAAGGGCCCGGAGGTGCTGGAGTCCACCCGTCAGGTGGACACCGTGGTGCTGGACAAGACCGGCACCGTCACCACCGGCAAGATGACCCTGGTCGACGTGCTTCCCGCCGCCGGCCAGGATGCCGACGAGCTGCTGCGGCTGGCCGGCGCGCTGGAGGCCGCCTCGGAGCACCCGATCGCCCAGGCGATCGCCGCCGGCGCGGCCGAGGCGGGTGCCCTGCCGGCGGTGACCGGGTTCGCCAACCTCGAGGGGCTCGGCGTGACCGGCACGGTCGACGGGCGGGAGCTGGTGGTCGGTCGGCTCCGGCTGCTGCGGGAGCGGGGTCTCGACGTACCCGAGGAGATCGAGCGGGCGGTGACCGACGCGGAGGCCGCCGGGCGGACGGCGGTGCTCGCCGGCTGGGACGGCCGGGTCCGCGGCGTCCTCGCGGTGGCCGACGTGGTCAAGCCGAGCAGCCGGGCCGCGGTCGCGCGGCTGCGCGAGCTGGGGCTGACCCCGGTGCTGCTCACCGGCGACAACGCCACGGTCGCCCGGGCGGTGGCCGCCGAGGTCGGCATCGACGAGGTGATCGCCGAGGTGCTGCCGGCCGACAAGGTGGACGTGGTCAAGCGGCTCCAGGGCGAGGGGCGGACCGTGGCGATGGTCGGCGACGGCATCAACGACGCCGCTGCGCTGGCCCAGGCCGACCTGGGGCTGGCCATGGGCACCGGCACCGACGTGGCGATCGAGGCGTCCGACCTGACCCTGGTCCGGGGCGACCTGATGGCCGCGGTGGACGCCATCCGGCTCTCCCGGCGGACCCTCGGGACCATCAAGGGCAACCTGTTCTGGGCCTTCGCCTACAACGTGGCGGCCCTGCCGCTGGCCGCCGCCGGCCTGCTCAACCCGATGATCGCCGGCGCCGCGATGGCCTTCTCGTCGGTCTTCGTGGTGGCCAACAGCCTCCGGCTGCGCCGCTTCCGCCCGGTCGGCTGA
- a CDS encoding CsbD family protein — MGIDDKIDNASENAAGKIKEGLGRATDDERIEAEGRNEQANANLKQAGEKVKDAFKS; from the coding sequence ATGGGTATCGATGACAAGATCGACAACGCGTCGGAGAACGCCGCCGGCAAGATCAAGGAGGGCCTGGGCCGGGCCACCGACGACGAGCGGATCGAGGCCGAGGGCCGTAATGAGCAGGCCAACGCCAACCTCAAGCAGGCTGGCGAGAAGGTCAAGGACGCCTTCAAGAGCTGA
- a CDS encoding dihydrofolate reductase family protein: MSSPAEESPPDMGTVSSQMSMSLDGFVAAPGQSRQDPLGRGGLRLHDWLFATESWRAQHGQVGGERNADADVVDEMTRDIGAYVMGRRMFGGGDGPWDESWTGWWGDDPPFHVPVFVLTHHPRESLSMRGGTQFHFVTEGIEGALERARAVAGDREVSVSGGASAVRQYLAAGLLDTLWLHLVPIVLGGGTRLFDGVGEVRLEPVKVVAAPTVTHVKYRVLR, translated from the coding sequence ATGAGTTCACCCGCCGAGGAGAGTCCACCGGACATGGGAACCGTGAGCAGTCAGATGTCGATGTCGCTGGACGGGTTCGTGGCGGCGCCGGGCCAGAGCCGACAGGATCCGCTGGGCCGGGGAGGCCTGCGGCTCCACGACTGGTTATTCGCCACCGAGAGTTGGCGCGCCCAGCACGGGCAGGTCGGCGGTGAGCGCAACGCGGACGCCGACGTGGTCGACGAGATGACCCGGGACATCGGGGCGTACGTGATGGGGCGCCGGATGTTCGGCGGCGGCGACGGGCCGTGGGACGAGAGCTGGACCGGCTGGTGGGGGGACGACCCACCGTTCCACGTCCCGGTCTTCGTGCTGACCCACCATCCCCGGGAGTCGCTGAGCATGCGCGGCGGCACGCAGTTCCACTTCGTCACCGAGGGGATCGAGGGCGCGCTCGAGCGGGCCCGGGCGGTGGCGGGCGACCGGGAGGTCTCCGTCTCGGGTGGGGCGAGCGCGGTGCGGCAATACCTCGCGGCCGGGCTGCTGGACACGCTCTGGCTGCACCTGGTGCCGATCGTCCTGGGTGGCGGCACCCGGCTCTTCGACGGTGTGGGCGAGGTACGGCTGGAGCCGGTGAAGGTGGTCGCGGCGCCGACCGTCACCCACGTCAAGTACCGGGTGCTGCGCTGA